From Pan paniscus chromosome 6, NHGRI_mPanPan1-v2.0_pri, whole genome shotgun sequence, one genomic window encodes:
- the EZH2 gene encoding histone-lysine N-methyltransferase EZH2 isoform X5, which yields MGQTGKKSEKGPVCWRKRVKSEYMRLRQLKRFRRADEVKSMFSSNRQKILERTEILNQEWKQRRIQPVHILTSCSVTSDLDFPTQVIPLKTLNAVASVPIMYSWSPLQQNFMVEDETVLHNIPYMGDEVLDQDGTFIEELIKNYDGKVHGDRECGFINDEIFVELVNALGQYNDDDDDDDGDDPEEREEKQKDLEDHRDDKESRPPRKFPSDKIFEAISSMFPDKGTAEELKEKYKELTEQQLPGALPPECTPNIDGPNAKSVQREQSLHSFHTLFCRRCFKYDCFLHRKCNYSFHATPNTYKRKNTETALDNKPCGPQCYQHLEGAKEFAAALTAERIKTPPKRPGGRRRGRLPNNSSRPSTPTINVLESKDTDSDREAGTETGGENNDKEEEEKKDETSSSSEANSRCQTPIKMKPNIEPPENVEWSGAEASMFRVLIGTYYDNFCAIARLIGTKTCRQVYEFRVKESSIIAPAPAEDVDTPPRKKKRKHRLWAAHCRKIQLKKDGSSNHVYNYQPCDHPRQPCDSSCPCVIAQNFCEKFCQCSSECQNRFPGCRCKAQCNTKQCPCYLAVRECDPDLCLTCGAADHWDSKNVSCKNCSIQRGSKKHLLLAPSDVAGWGIFIKDPVQKNEFISEYCGEIISQDEADRRGKVYDKYMCSFLFNLNNDFVVDATRKGNKIRFANHSVNPNCYAKVMMVNGDHRIGIFAKRAIQTGEELFFDYRYSQADALKYVGIEREMEIP from the exons tgtTCGGTGACCAGTGACTTGGATTTTCCAACACAAGTCATCCCATTAAAGACTCTGAATGCAGTTGCTTCAGTACCCATAATGTATTCTTGGTCTCCCCTACAGcagaattttatg gtgGAAGATGAAACTGTTTTACATAACATTCCTTATATGGGAGATGAAGTTTTAGACCAGGATGGTACTTTCATTGAAGaactaataaaaaattatgatGGGAAAGTACACGGGGATAGAG AATGTGGGTTTATAAATGATGAAATTTTTGTGGAGTTGGTGAATGCCCTTGgtcaatataatgatgatgacgatgatgatgatggagacgatcctgaagaaagagaagaaaagcagaaagatcTGGAGGATCACCGAGATG ATAAAGAAAGCCGCCCACCTCGGAAATTTCCTTCTGATAAAATTTTTGAAGCCATTTCCTCAATGTTTCCAGATAAGGGCACAGCAGAAGAACTAAAGGAAAA ATATAAAGAACTCACCGAACAGCAGCTCCCAGGCGCACTTCCTCCTGAATGTACCCCCAACATAGATGGACCAAACGCTAAATCTGTTCAGAGAGAGCAAAGCTTACACTCCTTTCATACGCTTTTCTGTAGGCGATGTTTTAAATATGACTGCTTCCTACATCGTAAGTGCAATTATT CTTTTCATGCAACACCCAACACTTATAAGCGGAAGAACACAGAAACAGCTCTAGACAACAAACCTTGTGGACCACAGTGTTACCAGCATTTG GAGGGAGCAAAGGAGTTCGCTGCTGCTCTCACCGCTGAGCGTATAAAGACCCCACCAAAACGTCCAGGAGGCCGCAGAAGAGGACGGCTTCCCAATAACAGTAGCAGGCCCAGCACCCCCACCATTAATGTGCTGGAATCAAAGGATACAGACAGTGATAGGGAAGCAGGGACTGAAACGGGGGGAGAGAACAAtgataaagaagaagaagagaagaaagatgaaACTTCGAGCTCCTCTG AAGCAAATTCTCGGTGTCAAACACCAATAAAGATGAAGCCAAATATTGAACCTCCTGAgaatgtggagtggagtggtgctgAAGCCTCAATGTTTAGAGTCCTCATTGGCACTTACTATGACAATTTCTGTGCCATTGCTAGGTTAATTGGGACCAAAACATGTAGACAG GTGTATGAGTTTAGAGTCAAAGAATCTAGCATCATAGCTCCAGCTCCCGCTGAGGATGTGGATACTCCtccaaggaaaaagaagaggaaacacCG GTTGTGGGCTGCACACTGCAGAAAGATACAGCTGAAAAAGG ACGGCTCCTCTAACCATGTTTACAACTATCAACCCTGTGATCATCCACGGCAGCCTTGTGACAGTTCGTGCCCTTGTGTGATAGCACAAAATTTTTGTGAAAAGTTTTGTCAATGTAGTTCAGAGT GTCAAAACCGCTTTCCGGGATGCCGCTGCAAAGCACAGTGCAACACCAAGCAGTGCCCGTGCTACCTGGCTGTCCGAGAGTGTGACCCTGACCTCTGTCTTACTTGTGGAGCCGCTGACCATTGGGACAGTAAAAATGTGTCCTGCAAGAACTGCAGTATTCAGCGGGGCTCCAAAAAG CATCTATTGCTGGCACCATCTGACGTGGCAGGCTGGGGGATTTTTATCAAAGATCCTGTGCAGAAAAATGAATTCATCTCAGAATACTGTGGAGAG aTTATTTCTCAAGATGAAGCTGACAGAAGAGGGAAAGTGTATGATAAATACATGTGCAGCTTTCTGTTCAACTTGAACAATG attttgtGGTGGATGCAACCCGCAAGGGTAACAAAATTCGTTTTGCAAATCATTCGGTAAATCCAAACTGCTATGCAAAAG TTATGATGGTTAACGGTGATCACAGGATAGGTATTTTTGCCAAGAGAGCCATCCAGACTGGCGAAGAGCTGTTTTTTGATTACAG ATACAGCCAGGCTGATGCCCTGAAGTATGTCGGCATcgaaagagaaatggaaatcccTTGA
- the EZH2 gene encoding histone-lysine N-methyltransferase EZH2 isoform X6 — METAKDTACAHPDFCHSPALPSTIFHNTVFTWNQPSAKSLSLVVYSYNYYFWLDFPLQLPVVQPHSRLLYQLVDCSVTSDLDFPTQVIPLKTLNAVASVPIMYSWSPLQQNFMVEDETVLHNIPYMGDEVLDQDGTFIEELIKNYDGKVHGDRECGFINDEIFVELVNALGQYNDDDDDDDGDDPEEREEKQKDLEDHRDDKESRPPRKFPSDKIFEAISSMFPDKGTAEELKEKYKELTEQQLPGALPPECTPNIDGPNAKSVQREQSLHSFHTLFCRRCFKYDCFLHPFHATPNTYKRKNTETALDNKPCGPQCYQHLEGAKEFAAALTAERIKTPPKRPGGRRRGRLPNNSSRPSTPTINVLESKDTDSDREAGTETGGENNDKEEEEKKDETSSSSEANSRCQTPIKMKPNIEPPENVEWSGAEASMFRVLIGTYYDNFCAIARLIGTKTCRQVYEFRVKESSIIAPAPAEDVDTPPRKKKRKHRLWAAHCRKIQLKKDGSSNHVYNYQPCDHPRQPCDSSCPCVIAQNFCEKFCQCSSECQNRFPGCRCKAQCNTKQCPCYLAVRECDPDLCLTCGAADHWDSKNVSCKNCSIQRGSKKHLLLAPSDVAGWGIFIKDPVQKNEFISEYCGEIISQDEADRRGKVYDKYMCSFLFNLNNDFVVDATRKGNKIRFANHSVNPNCYAKVMMVNGDHRIGIFAKRAIQTGEELFFDYRYSQADALKYVGIEREMEIP; from the exons tgtTCGGTGACCAGTGACTTGGATTTTCCAACACAAGTCATCCCATTAAAGACTCTGAATGCAGTTGCTTCAGTACCCATAATGTATTCTTGGTCTCCCCTACAGcagaattttatg gtgGAAGATGAAACTGTTTTACATAACATTCCTTATATGGGAGATGAAGTTTTAGACCAGGATGGTACTTTCATTGAAGaactaataaaaaattatgatGGGAAAGTACACGGGGATAGAG AATGTGGGTTTATAAATGATGAAATTTTTGTGGAGTTGGTGAATGCCCTTGgtcaatataatgatgatgacgatgatgatgatggagacgatcctgaagaaagagaagaaaagcagaaagatcTGGAGGATCACCGAGATG ATAAAGAAAGCCGCCCACCTCGGAAATTTCCTTCTGATAAAATTTTTGAAGCCATTTCCTCAATGTTTCCAGATAAGGGCACAGCAGAAGAACTAAAGGAAAA ATATAAAGAACTCACCGAACAGCAGCTCCCAGGCGCACTTCCTCCTGAATGTACCCCCAACATAGATGGACCAAACGCTAAATCTGTTCAGAGAGAGCAAAGCTTACACTCCTTTCATACGCTTTTCTGTAGGCGATGTTTTAAATATGACTGCTTCCTACATC CTTTTCATGCAACACCCAACACTTATAAGCGGAAGAACACAGAAACAGCTCTAGACAACAAACCTTGTGGACCACAGTGTTACCAGCATTTG GAGGGAGCAAAGGAGTTCGCTGCTGCTCTCACCGCTGAGCGTATAAAGACCCCACCAAAACGTCCAGGAGGCCGCAGAAGAGGACGGCTTCCCAATAACAGTAGCAGGCCCAGCACCCCCACCATTAATGTGCTGGAATCAAAGGATACAGACAGTGATAGGGAAGCAGGGACTGAAACGGGGGGAGAGAACAAtgataaagaagaagaagagaagaaagatgaaACTTCGAGCTCCTCTG AAGCAAATTCTCGGTGTCAAACACCAATAAAGATGAAGCCAAATATTGAACCTCCTGAgaatgtggagtggagtggtgctgAAGCCTCAATGTTTAGAGTCCTCATTGGCACTTACTATGACAATTTCTGTGCCATTGCTAGGTTAATTGGGACCAAAACATGTAGACAG GTGTATGAGTTTAGAGTCAAAGAATCTAGCATCATAGCTCCAGCTCCCGCTGAGGATGTGGATACTCCtccaaggaaaaagaagaggaaacacCG GTTGTGGGCTGCACACTGCAGAAAGATACAGCTGAAAAAGG ACGGCTCCTCTAACCATGTTTACAACTATCAACCCTGTGATCATCCACGGCAGCCTTGTGACAGTTCGTGCCCTTGTGTGATAGCACAAAATTTTTGTGAAAAGTTTTGTCAATGTAGTTCAGAGT GTCAAAACCGCTTTCCGGGATGCCGCTGCAAAGCACAGTGCAACACCAAGCAGTGCCCGTGCTACCTGGCTGTCCGAGAGTGTGACCCTGACCTCTGTCTTACTTGTGGAGCCGCTGACCATTGGGACAGTAAAAATGTGTCCTGCAAGAACTGCAGTATTCAGCGGGGCTCCAAAAAG CATCTATTGCTGGCACCATCTGACGTGGCAGGCTGGGGGATTTTTATCAAAGATCCTGTGCAGAAAAATGAATTCATCTCAGAATACTGTGGAGAG aTTATTTCTCAAGATGAAGCTGACAGAAGAGGGAAAGTGTATGATAAATACATGTGCAGCTTTCTGTTCAACTTGAACAATG attttgtGGTGGATGCAACCCGCAAGGGTAACAAAATTCGTTTTGCAAATCATTCGGTAAATCCAAACTGCTATGCAAAAG TTATGATGGTTAACGGTGATCACAGGATAGGTATTTTTGCCAAGAGAGCCATCCAGACTGGCGAAGAGCTGTTTTTTGATTACAG ATACAGCCAGGCTGATGCCCTGAAGTATGTCGGCATcgaaagagaaatggaaatcccTTGA
- the EZH2 gene encoding histone-lysine N-methyltransferase EZH2 isoform X7: MGQTGKKSEKGPVCWRKRVKSEYMRLRQLKRFRRADEVKSMFSSNRQKILERTEILNQEWKQRRIQPVHILTSCSVTSDLDFPTQVIPLKTLNAVASVPIMYSWSPLQQNFMVEDETVLHNIPYMGDEVLDQDGTFIEELIKNYDGKVHGDRECGFINDEIFVELVNALGQYNDDDDDDDGDDPEEREEKQKDLEDHRDDKESRPPRKFPSDKIFEAISSMFPDKGTAEELKEKYKELTEQQLPGALPPECTPNIDGPNAKSVQREQSLHSFHTLFCRRCFKYDCFLHPFHATPNTYKRKNTETALDNKPCGPQCYQHLEGAKEFAAALTAERIKTPPKRPGGRRRGRLPNNSSRPSTPTINVLESKDTDSDREAGTETGGENNDKEEEEKKDETSSSSEANSRCQTPIKMKPNIEPPENVEWSGAEASMFRVLIGTYYDNFCAIARLIGTKTCRQVYEFRVKESSIIAPAPAEDVDTPPRKKKRKHRLWAAHCRKIQLKKDGSSNHVYNYQPCDHPRQPCDSSCPCVIAQNFCEKFCQCSSECQNRFPGCRCKAQCNTKQCPCYLAVRECDPDLCLTCGAADHWDSKNVSCKNCSIQRGSKKHLLLAPSDVAGWGIFIKDPVQKNEFISEYCGEIISQDEADRRGKVYDKYMCSFLFNLNNDFVVDATRKGNKIRFANHSVNPNCYAKVMMVNGDHRIGIFAKRAIQTGEELFFDYRYSQADALKYVGIEREMEIP, translated from the exons tgtTCGGTGACCAGTGACTTGGATTTTCCAACACAAGTCATCCCATTAAAGACTCTGAATGCAGTTGCTTCAGTACCCATAATGTATTCTTGGTCTCCCCTACAGcagaattttatg gtgGAAGATGAAACTGTTTTACATAACATTCCTTATATGGGAGATGAAGTTTTAGACCAGGATGGTACTTTCATTGAAGaactaataaaaaattatgatGGGAAAGTACACGGGGATAGAG AATGTGGGTTTATAAATGATGAAATTTTTGTGGAGTTGGTGAATGCCCTTGgtcaatataatgatgatgacgatgatgatgatggagacgatcctgaagaaagagaagaaaagcagaaagatcTGGAGGATCACCGAGATG ATAAAGAAAGCCGCCCACCTCGGAAATTTCCTTCTGATAAAATTTTTGAAGCCATTTCCTCAATGTTTCCAGATAAGGGCACAGCAGAAGAACTAAAGGAAAA ATATAAAGAACTCACCGAACAGCAGCTCCCAGGCGCACTTCCTCCTGAATGTACCCCCAACATAGATGGACCAAACGCTAAATCTGTTCAGAGAGAGCAAAGCTTACACTCCTTTCATACGCTTTTCTGTAGGCGATGTTTTAAATATGACTGCTTCCTACATC CTTTTCATGCAACACCCAACACTTATAAGCGGAAGAACACAGAAACAGCTCTAGACAACAAACCTTGTGGACCACAGTGTTACCAGCATTTG GAGGGAGCAAAGGAGTTCGCTGCTGCTCTCACCGCTGAGCGTATAAAGACCCCACCAAAACGTCCAGGAGGCCGCAGAAGAGGACGGCTTCCCAATAACAGTAGCAGGCCCAGCACCCCCACCATTAATGTGCTGGAATCAAAGGATACAGACAGTGATAGGGAAGCAGGGACTGAAACGGGGGGAGAGAACAAtgataaagaagaagaagagaagaaagatgaaACTTCGAGCTCCTCTG AAGCAAATTCTCGGTGTCAAACACCAATAAAGATGAAGCCAAATATTGAACCTCCTGAgaatgtggagtggagtggtgctgAAGCCTCAATGTTTAGAGTCCTCATTGGCACTTACTATGACAATTTCTGTGCCATTGCTAGGTTAATTGGGACCAAAACATGTAGACAG GTGTATGAGTTTAGAGTCAAAGAATCTAGCATCATAGCTCCAGCTCCCGCTGAGGATGTGGATACTCCtccaaggaaaaagaagaggaaacacCG GTTGTGGGCTGCACACTGCAGAAAGATACAGCTGAAAAAGG ACGGCTCCTCTAACCATGTTTACAACTATCAACCCTGTGATCATCCACGGCAGCCTTGTGACAGTTCGTGCCCTTGTGTGATAGCACAAAATTTTTGTGAAAAGTTTTGTCAATGTAGTTCAGAGT GTCAAAACCGCTTTCCGGGATGCCGCTGCAAAGCACAGTGCAACACCAAGCAGTGCCCGTGCTACCTGGCTGTCCGAGAGTGTGACCCTGACCTCTGTCTTACTTGTGGAGCCGCTGACCATTGGGACAGTAAAAATGTGTCCTGCAAGAACTGCAGTATTCAGCGGGGCTCCAAAAAG CATCTATTGCTGGCACCATCTGACGTGGCAGGCTGGGGGATTTTTATCAAAGATCCTGTGCAGAAAAATGAATTCATCTCAGAATACTGTGGAGAG aTTATTTCTCAAGATGAAGCTGACAGAAGAGGGAAAGTGTATGATAAATACATGTGCAGCTTTCTGTTCAACTTGAACAATG attttgtGGTGGATGCAACCCGCAAGGGTAACAAAATTCGTTTTGCAAATCATTCGGTAAATCCAAACTGCTATGCAAAAG TTATGATGGTTAACGGTGATCACAGGATAGGTATTTTTGCCAAGAGAGCCATCCAGACTGGCGAAGAGCTGTTTTTTGATTACAG ATACAGCCAGGCTGATGCCCTGAAGTATGTCGGCATcgaaagagaaatggaaatcccTTGA